One window of the Streptococcus parasanguinis ATCC 15912 genome contains the following:
- a CDS encoding lysophospholipid acyltransferase family protein, with protein MFYTYLRGLVAFILWVLNGNAHYHHKNNIPDRKENYILVSPHRTWWDPVYMAFATKPKQFIFMAKKELFTNRIFGWWIRMCGAFPIDRENPGAEAIKYPINMLKKSNRSLIMFPSGSRHSQDVKGGVAIIAKMAKVRIMPVTYTGPRDLKGLATGERIDMNFGHPIDISDIKKMNDEGVAEVARRIQEEFDRLDAEAQAINTPTKPSLLIRLLKILLIPLVLVVGILTLLFSYLASFVWDPDKHRKNK; from the coding sequence ATGTTTTATACCTATCTACGTGGCCTTGTTGCCTTTATTCTTTGGGTCTTAAATGGGAATGCCCATTACCATCATAAGAACAATATTCCAGATCGGAAAGAGAACTACATCTTGGTATCACCTCACCGAACTTGGTGGGATCCAGTCTATATGGCCTTTGCAACCAAGCCAAAACAATTTATCTTTATGGCTAAAAAAGAACTCTTCACCAATCGTATTTTTGGCTGGTGGATTCGCATGTGTGGGGCTTTTCCGATCGACCGTGAAAATCCGGGAGCAGAAGCCATTAAGTATCCTATCAATATGCTGAAAAAGAGTAACCGTTCCTTGATTATGTTCCCAAGTGGAAGCCGTCATTCTCAAGACGTCAAAGGCGGTGTTGCCATCATTGCCAAAATGGCTAAGGTCCGTATCATGCCAGTGACTTATACTGGTCCAAGAGATTTGAAAGGGCTGGCAACGGGTGAACGCATTGATATGAACTTTGGACATCCCATTGATATTTCGGATATTAAAAAGATGAATGACGAAGGAGTGGCAGAAGTTGCCCGCCGTATCCAAGAGGAGTTTGACCGCTTAGATGCTGAAGCACAAGCGATCAACACCCCAACAAAACCTTCTCTCTTGATTCGTTTGTTAAAAATCCTTTTGATTCCCCTTGTCTTAGTCGTAGGCATCTTGACCTTGCTCTTTAGTTACCTAGCAAGCTTTGTATGGGATCCAGATAAACATCGGAAAAACAAGTAA
- a CDS encoding DNA internalization-related competence protein ComEC/Rec2 — MLSRWIKDLPFSLVHLAFLLLWLYFSVYQPSWLSISGLVVVVVLAVHHYKGDRSSLLGLALATLCFAAFFVFHRIQDHPVQAESQPPSHLLLIPDTIKINGDALSFRAKNQGRTYQVFYTLKSEKEKQQWQSQTHLLELTYKGVIEEPEGQRNFRGFDYRSYLQTQGIHYQIKIEAIQSALPIQTWNVFDCLSQWRRQAIVWSKEHFPQPMNQYMTGLLFGYLDTDFEEMDQLYTSLGIIHLFALSGMQVGFFINGIRKALLRLGILQETVDIWMVPISLVYAGLTGFSVSVVRSLLQKILSQKGIRGMENMAMTLMLLMLLMPKFLLTAGGVLSCAYAFILTLVDTSSYSGLKKLLVESFWISLGILPLLTYYFSVFQPWSLPLTFLFSFLFDLVLLPGLTVLFILSILKPLTIFNSFFLLIEECIRWISKLTSLPLVFGQPTGPALIALFLLLGILYDFRKQKKRRFLLIGMILLIFCWTKHPLENEITMVDIGQGDSIFLRDWKGRTILIDVGGRVTFKSGDKWQERSQSANADQTLIPYLKSRGVGKLDALVLTHTDQDHMGDMLEVARQIPVKKVYVSPGSLTSSKFQEKLKQLHSPIKVVQRGDRLPIFDHDLEVLSPDEVGDGKNDDSIVLYGQFYQKRFLFTGDLEEAGEKKLLENYPQLQVDVLKVGHHGSKGSSSDVFLDQVHPQLALISVGKKNRYRHPHKELLDRLEERSISYLRTDERGAIRLIGWDHWRVETVR, encoded by the coding sequence ATGCTTTCACGGTGGATTAAAGACCTTCCTTTTTCCCTTGTCCATCTCGCCTTTTTACTCCTATGGCTGTATTTTAGTGTTTATCAACCATCTTGGCTTTCGATCAGCGGTCTAGTAGTAGTGGTAGTTTTAGCGGTTCATCACTATAAAGGGGATCGCTCAAGTTTGCTAGGTCTTGCTTTAGCAACCCTTTGTTTTGCGGCCTTCTTTGTCTTTCATCGAATACAGGATCATCCAGTACAAGCAGAAAGTCAGCCCCCATCCCACTTACTCCTGATTCCAGATACTATCAAGATCAATGGGGACGCCCTGTCTTTTCGTGCTAAAAATCAGGGAAGGACCTACCAAGTCTTCTACACTTTAAAATCAGAAAAAGAAAAACAGCAGTGGCAAAGTCAAACCCACTTGCTGGAGTTGACATATAAAGGTGTTATAGAGGAACCAGAAGGGCAACGAAATTTTAGAGGATTTGACTACCGGTCTTATTTGCAAACACAGGGGATTCACTATCAAATAAAAATTGAAGCGATCCAATCCGCGCTTCCTATCCAAACTTGGAATGTTTTCGATTGCTTATCTCAATGGAGGCGCCAAGCCATTGTTTGGAGCAAGGAGCACTTCCCGCAGCCGATGAACCAGTATATGACCGGCCTTCTTTTTGGCTATTTAGATACGGATTTTGAAGAGATGGACCAGCTTTACACGAGTTTAGGAATCATCCATTTATTCGCCTTATCTGGGATGCAGGTCGGCTTTTTCATCAATGGGATCCGGAAAGCTCTCTTACGTCTAGGAATCTTGCAAGAGACAGTTGATATCTGGATGGTTCCAATTTCTTTGGTGTATGCTGGCTTGACAGGTTTTTCAGTTTCAGTGGTTCGCAGTCTCTTGCAGAAGATCCTCTCTCAAAAGGGGATCCGAGGGATGGAGAATATGGCGATGACCTTGATGCTCTTAATGCTGCTCATGCCCAAGTTTCTCCTGACAGCTGGAGGGGTCTTGAGTTGTGCTTATGCCTTTATTTTGACCTTGGTAGATACCAGTTCTTATTCAGGACTTAAAAAGCTACTAGTGGAAAGTTTCTGGATTAGCCTGGGGATTTTGCCCCTTTTGACCTATTACTTTAGTGTCTTTCAACCGTGGTCACTCCCTTTAACTTTCCTCTTTTCTTTCTTATTTGACCTTGTCCTTCTTCCAGGTTTAACGGTGCTATTTATCTTATCGATTCTAAAGCCCCTTACAATTTTTAACAGTTTCTTTCTTCTCATAGAGGAGTGTATTCGTTGGATTTCAAAGCTCACGTCGCTACCTTTGGTATTTGGTCAGCCGACGGGACCAGCTCTGATTGCTCTCTTCCTTCTTTTAGGGATCTTATATGATTTTCGAAAGCAAAAAAAACGTCGTTTCCTGTTAATAGGCATGATTCTACTCATCTTTTGTTGGACCAAGCACCCTTTAGAAAATGAGATCACCATGGTGGATATCGGTCAAGGAGATAGTATCTTTTTACGCGATTGGAAAGGAAGAACCATATTGATTGATGTCGGAGGACGCGTCACTTTTAAAAGTGGAGACAAGTGGCAAGAGCGCAGTCAATCTGCCAATGCGGATCAAACCCTGATTCCCTATCTCAAGAGTCGAGGTGTTGGAAAACTCGATGCTTTGGTCTTGACTCATACAGACCAGGACCATATGGGCGATATGTTAGAGGTTGCAAGACAAATCCCGGTTAAAAAAGTGTATGTCAGTCCAGGAAGTCTAACCAGTTCTAAATTTCAAGAGAAATTGAAACAGCTTCATAGTCCGATTAAAGTAGTCCAAAGAGGGGATCGTCTTCCTATTTTTGATCATGATCTAGAAGTCTTATCCCCTGATGAAGTGGGGGATGGTAAAAATGATGATTCGATTGTCCTCTATGGGCAGTTCTATCAGAAACGATTTTTGTTCACGGGTGATCTGGAAGAAGCTGGAGAGAAAAAACTTTTGGAAAACTATCCACAATTACAAGTGGATGTCTTGAAAGTAGGCCACCACGGTTCTAAAGGTTCCTCTAGTGATGTGTTTTTGGATCAGGTACATCCTCAATTGGCCTTGATCTCTGTTGGCAAGAAAAATCGCTACCGGCATCCCCATAAAGAATTACTCGATCGATTAGAGGAACGATCTATTTCTTATCTTCGTACCGATGAAAGAGGAGCGATTCGCTTGATTGGATGGGACCATTGGAGGGTGGAAACGGTCCGCTAG
- a CDS encoding DUF4352 domain-containing protein: MNKTKKWFGLGVTLLSASILVACGNSSSKSNDTSKEAKTEKKTSTEKSSEKKSTYAIGDKIVFDKQAEYTITNVEWSDERNDFDETNPDKVLKVTYNVKNLSDSDLAVGVDIDLFVGGNKMETYPNTNTMGSISPGRSMEGAVQHFGVKGDGKLELEIKPFAAFNEKPAIVAFDAP; encoded by the coding sequence ATGAACAAAACGAAAAAATGGTTTGGCTTGGGGGTAACATTGCTTTCAGCGAGTATACTAGTAGCCTGTGGGAATTCTAGTAGTAAGTCTAATGATACTTCAAAAGAAGCTAAAACAGAGAAAAAGACATCTACTGAGAAGAGTAGTGAAAAGAAATCAACCTATGCTATTGGTGATAAGATTGTTTTTGATAAACAAGCTGAGTATACTATTACAAATGTTGAATGGTCTGATGAACGGAACGATTTTGATGAAACAAATCCCGATAAAGTATTAAAAGTGACCTATAATGTGAAAAATCTATCAGATAGTGATCTAGCAGTTGGGGTTGACATTGATCTATTTGTTGGTGGAAATAAAATGGAAACTTATCCTAATACAAATACAATGGGGTCAATTTCACCGGGTCGATCAATGGAAGGTGCTGTGCAACATTTTGGTGTAAAAGGGGATGGTAAATTAGAACTTGAAATAAAACCATTTGCTGCATTTAATGAAAAACCTGCGATTGTTGCTTTTGATGCACCGTAA
- a CDS encoding helix-hairpin-helix domain-containing protein: MEDIIEKIKEYKLFLALTAIGLLIGGYFLFHRPQSSASTIPDLYQASSSTSSKEKVQTTSSKEEKTVTSVSDAPEIITVDVKGAVKQPGVYELRSNSRVHDAIHKAGGMTTDANSQSVNLAQKLSDEAVIYVAKEGEDVPALGSSESSATSSASAEKTGKVHLNRATETELQTVSGIGQKRAQDIIAYREANGPFRSVDDLKNVSGIGEKTLEKLRDAFTVD, translated from the coding sequence ATGGAGGATATCATCGAAAAAATCAAAGAATATAAGCTCTTTTTAGCTCTTACTGCTATTGGACTCTTAATTGGAGGGTATTTTCTTTTCCATCGACCTCAGTCAAGTGCATCAACCATACCGGATCTTTATCAAGCTTCTAGTTCAACTTCGAGCAAAGAAAAGGTGCAGACCACTAGTTCCAAAGAAGAAAAGACGGTTACTTCAGTGTCTGATGCACCCGAGATCATTACGGTCGATGTCAAAGGAGCTGTCAAACAACCAGGTGTCTATGAGCTACGCTCAAATAGCAGAGTCCACGATGCCATTCATAAGGCGGGTGGGATGACAACAGATGCCAATAGCCAATCGGTCAACTTGGCGCAAAAACTCTCTGATGAAGCAGTGATCTATGTTGCCAAAGAAGGGGAAGATGTTCCAGCGCTTGGAAGTTCAGAAAGTTCCGCAACTTCGTCAGCATCAGCAGAAAAAACAGGCAAGGTCCATTTGAATCGAGCGACAGAGACTGAGCTTCAAACGGTATCGGGCATTGGACAGAAACGTGCCCAGGACATTATCGCCTATCGCGAAGCAAATGGTCCTTTTCGATCAGTGGATGATCTGAAGAATGTTTCAGGAATCGGAGAGAAAACACTGGAGAAACTAAGAGATGCTTTCACGGTGGATTAA
- a CDS encoding cation-translocating P-type ATPase, with translation METIDLKGLTQNEVRKKVDHGQTNDFTTNTSTSTWQIIKRNVFTLFNTLNFVIAVALAAVQAWSNMIFFAVICFNAITGIMTEMRAKRMIDKLNLMSRELVTVIRDGDKDAIPPEKLVLGDLMLLSSGEQIPSDAEVMSGIAEANEAMLTGESDLVLKEVGDELLSGSYIASGQVYARVKRVGANNYANKLMMEAKTLKPINSRILYNLAKISSFTGKIIIPFGLALFFEALLIKMLPIKDSVVNSSTALLGMLPKGIALLTVTSLLTAVIKLGMRKVLVQEMYSVETLARVDTLCLDKTGTITQGKMTVEALHSLSDHFSEETIKVILSAYMQNSEDTNPTAQAIRKAYGELEHAYTAENIIPFSSDRKWGAMHLSNLGTVFLGAPEMLLKENPVAVVEAQARGSRVLVLAHSSELISMQELKLPENLEGIAVIEITDPIREGASDTLEYLRSQGVDLKIISGDNPVTVSYIAQQAGFKNYENYIDCSKISDDQLVDQAEETAIFGRVSPHQKKLLIQTLKAASRTTAMTGDGVNDILALREADCSIVMAEGDPATRQIANIVLLNSDFNDVPEILFEGRRVVNNIGRIAPIFFIKTIYSFLLAIICIASALFFNVNYLLIFPFIPIQITLIDQFVEGFPPFVLTFERNIKPVEKHFLRRSLLLALPSALMVVFSVLFIRLWGASHGWSAADMSTVSYYLLGSIGFLSVIRACLPLNIWRALLILFSVVGFYASAVVLKNLIEISLLTATTFPVYLALMAIFTGVFILTTILQKYEFD, from the coding sequence ATGGAAACTATTGATTTAAAGGGATTAACCCAAAATGAAGTCCGCAAAAAAGTTGACCACGGACAAACCAATGATTTTACAACGAATACAAGTACCAGTACCTGGCAAATTATCAAGCGCAACGTCTTTACCTTGTTTAACACCTTAAATTTTGTGATCGCGGTAGCCTTGGCTGCTGTACAAGCTTGGAGCAATATGATCTTTTTCGCGGTTATTTGCTTCAATGCCATTACAGGGATCATGACCGAGATGCGCGCTAAGCGGATGATTGATAAGCTCAACCTTATGAGTCGTGAGCTAGTGACTGTCATTCGAGACGGGGATAAAGATGCGATTCCACCCGAAAAGCTCGTTCTGGGTGATTTAATGCTCTTGTCTTCGGGTGAGCAGATCCCTAGTGATGCTGAAGTCATGTCCGGTATCGCAGAAGCCAATGAGGCTATGCTGACTGGTGAGAGTGATCTGGTCTTAAAAGAAGTTGGCGATGAACTTCTTTCTGGTAGTTATATTGCCAGTGGTCAAGTCTATGCCCGTGTCAAGCGAGTTGGAGCAAACAACTATGCCAACAAACTGATGATGGAAGCCAAAACCTTGAAGCCTATCAATTCGCGTATTCTTTATAACTTAGCGAAAATTTCTAGCTTCACTGGTAAAATTATCATCCCATTTGGCCTTGCACTCTTCTTTGAAGCATTGTTGATCAAGATGCTGCCAATCAAGGATTCTGTCGTGAATTCTTCCACAGCTCTCTTGGGAATGTTGCCAAAAGGAATTGCCCTACTGACGGTTACGTCTCTCTTGACGGCGGTGATTAAGCTCGGCATGCGCAAGGTTCTTGTCCAAGAAATGTACTCAGTAGAAACCCTGGCGCGTGTGGATACCTTGTGTCTTGATAAGACCGGTACCATCACTCAAGGAAAGATGACAGTTGAAGCTCTCCATAGCTTATCTGATCATTTTTCTGAGGAAACCATCAAAGTTATCCTTTCAGCTTACATGCAAAATAGCGAGGACACCAATCCTACTGCTCAAGCTATTCGCAAGGCTTATGGGGAGTTGGAGCATGCTTATACTGCGGAAAACATTATTCCTTTCTCAAGTGATCGAAAATGGGGCGCCATGCACCTATCCAACCTTGGAACCGTCTTTCTCGGTGCCCCTGAAATGCTCCTTAAAGAAAATCCAGTTGCTGTCGTCGAAGCACAAGCTCGTGGGTCGCGCGTGCTCGTCTTGGCCCACAGTTCAGAACTGATCAGCATGCAGGAATTGAAACTGCCTGAGAATCTTGAAGGGATTGCGGTTATTGAGATTACAGACCCCATTCGTGAAGGGGCTTCAGATACTCTTGAGTATTTGCGCTCTCAAGGAGTGGATCTCAAAATCATCTCCGGTGACAACCCTGTGACGGTCTCTTATATCGCTCAACAAGCTGGCTTCAAAAATTATGAGAACTACATCGATTGTTCAAAAATTTCTGATGATCAATTAGTGGATCAAGCAGAAGAAACAGCTATCTTTGGGCGTGTGTCTCCTCACCAGAAAAAACTGCTCATCCAAACCTTGAAAGCAGCTAGTCGGACAACTGCCATGACAGGAGATGGGGTCAATGATATCCTTGCTCTTCGCGAAGCAGACTGTTCCATCGTGATGGCCGAGGGAGATCCAGCAACCCGTCAAATTGCCAATATTGTTCTTTTGAACTCTGACTTTAATGACGTTCCAGAAATTCTTTTTGAAGGCCGTCGTGTGGTGAATAACATTGGACGAATCGCTCCAATCTTCTTTATCAAAACGATCTATTCCTTCCTCTTGGCTATCATCTGTATTGCCAGTGCTCTCTTCTTTAACGTCAACTATTTGCTGATTTTCCCTTTCATCCCTATTCAAATCACCCTGATCGACCAATTCGTCGAAGGATTCCCACCATTTGTTTTGACCTTTGAACGCAATATCAAACCGGTTGAAAAACACTTCTTGAGACGTTCCCTTCTTTTAGCCTTACCAAGCGCCTTGATGGTCGTCTTTAGTGTCTTGTTCATTCGCCTTTGGGGAGCAAGCCATGGTTGGTCTGCAGCCGATATGTCTACTGTATCCTACTACTTACTTGGATCCATCGGTTTCCTATCCGTTATCCGTGCTTGCCTGCCACTAAATATCTGGCGTGCCCTCCTCATCCTCTTCTCTGTAGTAGGATTCTACGCATCTGCGGTTGTGTTGAAAAACTTGATCGAGATTTCCCTCCTTACAGCCACTACTTTCCCAGTTTATCTGGCATTGATGGCTATCTTTACAGGAGTCTTTATCCTCACTACGATTCTCCAAAAATATGAATTTGATTAA